The nucleotide window GCCGTGTCGATCCTGCTGCAACGGGATGTGATGGACGCGGAACTGGCGCGGGTCCGGCGTGACCGTTACCTGTCGAAACTCAAATCCATCGTGCGTTTTCGCGCCGCCGTCGACCGCTACACCGAACGGGGCGCCGGGCAGACCGCTTTGCCGGCCGCCGACACGGTGATCTGCCGCTGTGAGCACGCGACTCGTGCCGACATCGATCGGGCGCTGGAGCAGGGCGTGCAAGATCTGGCCAGCCTGAAAATGCGCACCCGTGTGAGCATGGGCGATTGTCAGGGGCGCATGTGTGTCGGGTATTGCTCCGATCGTTTGCGCGAAGCCACCGGGCGGCAAGACGTGGGCTGGTTGCGACCGCGGTTTCCCGTCGACCCGATTCCTTTTTCAGCGTTCCAGTCTGTCGGCACGGAGGCCGCAAGTCATGAGTAAGTTCTACGACGTGGTCATCGCTGGCGGCGGTGTGATCGGGGCGTCCTGCGCCTATCAATTGTCCAAGCGCAAACACTTGAAAGTCGCGCTGATCGACGCCAAGCGTCCCGGCAACGCGACTCGCGCTTCGGCCGGCGGCTTGTGGGCGATCGGTGAATCGGTGGGCCTGGGGTGCGGGGTGATCTTCTTCCGCATGATGTCGGCCAATCGCAAGCGCGAAGCCCAGGGCGCGGCAGTGGCGGTGGATTCCAGCACGCCGCACATCCTGCCGCAGTCGTTCTTTGATTTCGCCTTGCAGTCCAACGCGATGTACCCGGATTTACACCGGGAGTTGCAGGAAAACCACGGGATGGATTTCAAGTTCGAGAAGACCGGATTGAAATTCGTGATCTACGACGATGAAGACCGGCTCTACGCCGAGCACATCGTCGCTTGTATTCCGCACCTGGCGGATCAAGTGCGCTGGCTCGATCAAGCGGCGCTGCGCGAAGCCGAGCCGAGTGTCAGCCATGAGGCGAGGGGGGCGCTGGAGTTTGTCTGCGACCATCAGGTCAGTCCGTTCCGCCTGGCCGATGCCTATACCGAAGGTGCTCGGCAAAATGGCGTGGATGTGTATTTCAACACCAACGTCACCGGCGTGCTGCACCACGGCGCGCGGGTCAGCGGTGTGCAGACCGCCGAGGCCGGAGTGTTCCATTGCGACACGTTGATCAACGCCGCCGGCGCGTGGGCCGCCGACCTCAGCGAGCAGGCCAGCGGGATTCGCATTCCGGTGAAACCGGTGAAAGGCCAGATCCTGCTGACCGAGCGCATGCCGAAAATCCTGCGCGGCTGCCTGACCACCAGCGATTGTTATGTGGCGCAGAAAGACAACGGCGAAGTCCTGATTGGCAGCACCACCGAAGACAAGGGGTTCGACGTGACCACCACCTACCCGGAAATCAGCGGCCTGGTGCAAGGCGCGGTGCGCTGCATTCCAGCACTCGCCGACATCAATTTGAAACGTTGCTGGGCGGGGTTGCGTCCTGGCTCGCCGGACGAGCTGCCGATTCTCGGGCCGATGAAAGGGGTAGAGGGTTACCTGAATGCCTGCGGACATTTCCGCACCGGCATCCTGACTTCGGCGATTACCGGCGTGTTGCTGGACAAACTGGTGAATAACGAGCCGTTGCCACTGGATATCACACCGTTTCTGGCGGATCGGTTTGAAGTGGCGCCGCAGATCGGACTGACGGAAATGCAAATGGCCTGACCTCAACCTCACCACAGACGCGCGAGTGCTGTGGTGAGGGCACTGGCGCGGTCACTCTTTAACGCTCATGAACTCCTTGGCCCAAAGAATGTAGTCTTCCGGCTTTGTATAGGTATGAGTCAGTTCGGTCGCGTTCAGGTCGCAGGCCTGGGTGAAAATCTGGCGTTGTTCGCGCAGGCTGTCGTAAGTGGCTTTGATGGCGGCGAAATAGGCGCCATGGCCGTCGATCGTGACGCGTACGCCCAATTCGGCCAGGCGTTTGTCGTCACGCAACAGCGGGTTGCCGTAGGTGACCAGCATCAGTGGCACGCTCAGGTGCTCGGCTATCTGCTCCAGTTGGTCGAAATCCTGCACGCCCACCATGCAAATTCCGTCGGCCCCGGCCTGCTGGTAATGCCGGGTGCGGC belongs to Pseudomonas sp. B21-015 and includes:
- the hcnC gene encoding cyanide-forming glycine dehydrogenase subunit HcnC; the protein is MSKFYDVVIAGGGVIGASCAYQLSKRKHLKVALIDAKRPGNATRASAGGLWAIGESVGLGCGVIFFRMMSANRKREAQGAAVAVDSSTPHILPQSFFDFALQSNAMYPDLHRELQENHGMDFKFEKTGLKFVIYDDEDRLYAEHIVACIPHLADQVRWLDQAALREAEPSVSHEARGALEFVCDHQVSPFRLADAYTEGARQNGVDVYFNTNVTGVLHHGARVSGVQTAEAGVFHCDTLINAAGAWAADLSEQASGIRIPVKPVKGQILLTERMPKILRGCLTTSDCYVAQKDNGEVLIGSTTEDKGFDVTTTYPEISGLVQGAVRCIPALADINLKRCWAGLRPGSPDELPILGPMKGVEGYLNACGHFRTGILTSAITGVLLDKLVNNEPLPLDITPFLADRFEVAPQIGLTEMQMA